The Polyangium mundeleinium genome contains the following window.
TCCACACCGATAGGTCACCTGGAACCGGCCTGGCCGCTCCGCGCGGAACATGTTCGGAATGCCGTCGCGCCAGCTCGCGCCGCGGCCCACGCGGTCCTTCGTCTTCGCGTCCTGCACGCTCGTCGTCCATTCGAAGACGTTGCCCGCCATTCCGAGCAGACCGTCCTTGCTCGCGCCGGCGGGATGCGCCGCGACCGGACACGTGCCTTTCAAGAGGCCCTCTTTCCCGCCGGACCAGCAGAGCTGATCCTTCGGCGCCTCGTTGCCCCAGGGATAGACGCGCCCCTCCTCGCCGCCGCGCGCCGCCCACTCCCACTCCTCGTCGGAGGGCAGGCGTTTTCCTTGCGCCGTGCAATAGTCGATTGCCTGCTGGAAATCGACGCAGACCATCGGATGGTCTTCCTTGCCCACCTTTTTGTACGTCGCCTCGGGCGCGCAGGTCGCGAACGCGTCGTTGCATTTCTTCGACGTGACGCACGCCTCGTAGTCCTTCGCCGTGG
Protein-coding sequences here:
- a CDS encoding formylglycine-generating enzyme family protein, encoding PTSNPAPATTAAATPEPAQTAEAKPPEAPKPPPSPCPEGMAFVKGGSYKMGFLKNEAKIADFCFDKTEATAKDYEACVTSKKCNDAFATCAPEATYKKVGKEDHPMVCVDFQQAIDYCTAQGKRLPSDEEWEWAARGGEEGRVYPWGNEAPKDQLCWSGGKEGLLKGTCPVAAHPAGASKDGLLGMAGNVFEWTTSVQDAKTKDRVGRGASWRDGIPNMFRAERPGRFQVTYRCGFLGIRCATAPTATSGK